One Xiphophorus maculatus strain JP 163 A chromosome 10, X_maculatus-5.0-male, whole genome shotgun sequence genomic region harbors:
- the qrfpr gene encoding pyroglutamylated RFamide peptide receptor → MAAASTDSGQGSSKITPEVLREMLQFYNLSRQEFINTYNIQPLVYIPELPYSAKTTFVIMYVVIFVLALAGNSLVIYIVLKKRAIQTATDIFICSLAVSDLLITFFCIPFTLLQNISSEWFGGVLVCKTVPFVQTTAIVTGILTMTCIAIERYQGIVFPLKMRRQYSSKRAYKMLGLVWIASVIVGSPMLFVQQLEVKYDFLYDHYHVCCQESWSSLTYRQAYTTFIMVALFLLPLAAMLFLYTRIAIELWIRKRVGDASVLNTMNHREIGKISRKKKRAVKMMVTIVLLFTICWAPFHTVHMLFEYNDLEKKYDGVTLNMIIAIVQAIGFFNSFNNPIVYAFMNENFKKSCVSTLSHCLRKPNHQGAAIVAPRLSVQFIKPQSREAFVNADEDNSSEQRSAERGASCSSHRESSLGIIGEKISTIQTELPPNSSSQVK, encoded by the exons ATGGCAGCAGCCTCGACAGATTCGGGACAGGGTTCCTCCAAAATTACCCCCGAAGTGCTGCGGGAGATGCTCCAGTTCTACAACCTGAGCCGTCAGGAGTTCATCAACACTTACAACATCCAGCCGCTCGTCTACATTCCCGAGCTGCCGTACAGCGCCAAGACCACCTTCGTCATCATGTATGTGGTGATCTTCGTCCTGGCGCTGGCCGGAAACAGTCTGGTCATCTACATAGTTCTGAAGAAGCGGGCGATACAGACAGCCACGGACATCTTCATCTGCTCCCTGGCGGTCAGCGACCTCCTCATCACTTTCTTCTGCATACCCTTCACTTTGTTACAGAACATCTCGTCTGAATGGTTTGGAG GGGTTCTCGTTTGCAAGACAGTTCCTTTTGTGCAGACCACAGCCATAGTGACAGGCATCCTGACAATGACCTGCATCGCCATTGAAAGATACCAGGGCATCGTCTTCCCTCTGAAAATGAGGCGGCAGTACTCGTCTAAACGAGCGTACAAGATGCTTG GGCTTGTATGGATTGCTTCTGTAATAGTGGGTTCACCGATGCTATTTGTGCAGCAGCTAGAG GTGAAGTATGACTTTCTGTACGATCACTACCACGTGTGCTGTCAGGAGAGTTGGAGTTCGCTGACCTACAGACAGGCATACACCACCTTCATCATGGTGGCTCTGTTCCTGCTCCCTCTGGCAGCCATGCTATTCCTCTACACACGCATCGCTATTGAGCTGTGGATTCGCAAGCGGGTGGGCGACGCGTCGGTCCTGAATACCATGAACCACAGGGAGATTGGCAAGATCTCCAG gaaaaagaaaagagctgTGAAAATGATGGTCACAATCGTCTTGCTATTCACCATTTGCTGGGCTCCTTTCCACACAGTCCACATGCTGTTTGAGTACA ATGATCTGGAAAAGAAGTATGACGGCGTGACCCTGAACATGATCATCGCCATTGTTCAGGCCATTGGATTCTTCAACAGCTTCAACAATCCAATCGTGTATGCCTTCATGAATGAGAACTTCAAGAAGAGCTGTGTTTCTACCCTCTCCCACTGTCTCCGTAAACCGAACCATCAGGGTGCCGCCATAGTCGCTCCGAGACTAAGCGTGCAGTTCATCAAACCACAAAGCAGAGAAGCCTTCGTGAACGCAGATGAAGACAACAGCTCAGAGCAGCGCTCGGCAGAGAGGGGCGCTTCATGCTCATCGCACAGAGAGAGCTCCCTGGGAATTATTGGAGAGAAAATTTCAACCATCCAAACTGAGCTCCCTCCGAACAGCTCTTCTCAAGTCAAATAA